One window of the Candidatus Poribacteria bacterium genome contains the following:
- a CDS encoding NAD(P)-dependent oxidoreductase, whose translation MAVRVLLTGAGGFVGAYVARELLSRDHSVRGFDQRQAGIPGVEWIMGDLRDLSALESAVEGVDVVCHLAAIPAPRPREDWPAIIDVNIGGTYAVLEAMARHNVRRIVYASSACVIGGVCNWKYRPAPKYLPFDEDATVDADEPYSLSKAVNEQTARMFYHHGFLDAAIAMRLWNVRDAERQGLGILHHPTVVFATLHPLDAAQAFRLAVESTLEGCHAFSVSSRWRYNADGSRESEEQTHAIIEAAFPKGIELREGFPSTWGSAGSSRRLMRVLGYEPRF comes from the coding sequence ATCGCCGTGCGGGTCCTATTGACAGGAGCCGGCGGGTTCGTCGGCGCGTACGTCGCTCGGGAGCTTCTGAGCCGAGACCACTCGGTGCGTGGGTTCGACCAACGACAGGCGGGCATCCCTGGCGTCGAGTGGATCATGGGCGACCTGCGCGACCTCTCGGCGCTCGAATCGGCGGTCGAAGGCGTCGACGTCGTCTGCCATCTGGCGGCGATCCCGGCTCCCCGACCCCGCGAGGACTGGCCCGCCATCATCGACGTGAACATCGGGGGCACGTACGCCGTCCTGGAGGCGATGGCTCGCCACAACGTGCGCCGGATCGTCTACGCGTCGAGCGCGTGCGTCATCGGCGGCGTGTGCAACTGGAAGTACCGCCCCGCGCCGAAGTACCTCCCGTTCGACGAAGACGCGACGGTCGATGCGGACGAACCCTACTCCCTGTCCAAAGCCGTGAATGAACAGACCGCGAGGATGTTCTATCATCACGGATTCCTCGACGCCGCCATCGCCATGCGGCTTTGGAACGTGCGCGACGCGGAGAGGCAAGGTCTCGGCATCCTGCACCATCCGACGGTCGTCTTCGCGACGCTCCATCCGCTCGACGCGGCGCAGGCGTTTCGCTTGGCGGTCGAGAGCACCCTCGAAGGATGTCATGCGTTCTCGGTCTCATCGCGATGGCGCTACAACGCCGACGGTTCCCGTGAGTCCGAAGAGCAGACGCACGCCATCATCGAGGCTGCGTTCCCAAAGGGCATCGAACTGCGTGAGGGGTTCCCATCGACATGGGGCAGCGCTGGATCGTCGAGGCGTCTGATGCGCGTGCTGGGATACGAACCTCGCTTCTAG
- a CDS encoding polyprenyl synthetase family protein — protein MIAMNTRPLDAYLASDLARVEQVLLLRTASSYEFVDLAVQHVISGGGKRLRPALVILAARSLGYDADDMFDLAAAMELIHVGSLVHDDVIDDAGLRRNRETLNAKFGNKVAVLVGDYMHSRVLSILVACRCTDRVLKTVANATQAMCEGEVIGAYKSGDFDLDLDDYYRIIDLKTSGLIAACCDVGSELGSATPAQFEALHRYGSIVGTAFQIVDDVLDVVGQPSKFGKPTRNDIREGKITLPIMRVRDRCEPSERERLKRLYMQETRDADEIAWISDLVLRYGGAEDAFSTAREMSSGAHRALDVLPDTPARDALHDLIDFLIERDF, from the coding sequence ATGATTGCGATGAACACCCGACCGCTGGATGCATATCTCGCGTCAGACCTCGCTCGTGTCGAGCAGGTTCTGCTCCTGCGCACGGCGAGCTCTTACGAGTTCGTCGACCTGGCGGTGCAGCACGTCATCTCGGGAGGAGGGAAGCGCCTTCGCCCAGCGCTGGTGATCCTGGCGGCACGAAGCCTGGGGTACGACGCCGACGACATGTTCGACCTCGCCGCCGCGATGGAGCTGATCCACGTCGGCTCGCTGGTCCACGACGACGTGATCGACGACGCCGGATTGAGGCGCAACCGTGAGACGCTGAACGCGAAGTTCGGCAACAAGGTCGCCGTTCTCGTCGGCGATTACATGCACTCCCGCGTGCTGTCGATCCTCGTCGCATGTCGATGCACGGATCGGGTGCTCAAGACCGTCGCCAACGCGACCCAGGCGATGTGCGAGGGCGAAGTCATCGGGGCGTACAAGTCGGGCGACTTCGACCTCGATCTGGACGACTACTACCGGATTATCGACCTGAAGACCTCCGGGCTCATCGCCGCCTGCTGCGACGTCGGATCGGAGCTCGGCTCCGCGACTCCGGCGCAGTTCGAGGCGCTCCACCGATACGGCAGTATCGTGGGAACCGCGTTCCAGATCGTGGACGACGTCCTCGATGTCGTGGGTCAGCCGTCGAAGTTCGGCAAGCCCACCCGGAACGACATCCGGGAAGGCAAGATCACGCTGCCGATCATGCGCGTGCGAGACCGCTGCGAGCCATCGGAGCGGGAGCGCCTGAAGCGGCTCTACATGCAGGAAACGCGCGACGCGGACGAGATCGCGTGGATATCGGACCTCGTCCTGCGGTACGGCGGCGCCGAGGACGCGTTCTCGACGGCGCGCGAGATGTCGTCCGGCGCGCATCGAGCCCTCGACGTCCTGCCCGACACGCCTGCGCGCGACGCGCTCCACGACCTGATCGATTTCCTCATCGAACGCGACTTCTAG
- the hemL gene encoding glutamate-1-semialdehyde-2,1-aminomutase has protein sequence MTDVTRSEALWNRARELMPGGVNSPVRAFKSVGGTPRFMRRGFGAYVEDVDGTRYLDYVGSWGPLILGHSHPRVQAALERALRDGTSFGAPTEAEVVMAEMLIEAVPSLDRARLVNSGTEATMSAIRVARGFTGRSRIIKVAGCYHGHGDYLLVKAGSGATTFGVPTSAGVPAEFARQTLTVPFNDADAVADLAASQGDDIACMILEPIAGNMGLVPPEPGYLAALREITAKHGILLIFDEVMTGFRVAYGGAQERYGVVPDMTCLGKVVGGGLPVGAYGGRADIMAQVAPDGPVYQAGTLSGNPLATAGGIATLEELRSGTAYETLEARSAALEAGIREAIAETGTVGAVTRVGSMVCLFFAPGPIRDYDSALTSDSARYGRFFHELLGRGVYFPPSQYETFFVSTAHTDENISTTVQAIRASLEASRSA, from the coding sequence ATGACTGACGTGACACGATCCGAAGCGCTGTGGAACCGAGCCCGCGAACTGATGCCCGGCGGCGTGAACAGCCCGGTGCGCGCCTTCAAGTCCGTCGGCGGAACGCCACGATTCATGCGGCGCGGATTCGGGGCATACGTCGAGGATGTCGACGGGACGCGGTATCTCGACTACGTCGGGTCGTGGGGTCCGCTCATCCTGGGCCACTCCCATCCGCGCGTCCAGGCGGCTCTTGAGCGCGCTCTGCGCGACGGAACCAGCTTCGGAGCTCCCACCGAAGCCGAAGTCGTGATGGCGGAGATGCTCATCGAGGCGGTTCCGTCGCTCGACAGAGCGCGCCTCGTCAACTCCGGCACGGAGGCGACGATGAGCGCCATCCGGGTCGCTCGCGGGTTCACGGGCAGGAGCCGGATCATCAAGGTCGCCGGGTGCTACCACGGGCACGGCGACTATCTGTTGGTAAAGGCAGGCTCCGGCGCGACGACCTTCGGCGTTCCGACGAGCGCCGGCGTCCCTGCGGAATTCGCCCGGCAGACGCTGACCGTCCCCTTCAACGACGCGGATGCCGTCGCGGACCTCGCCGCGTCGCAAGGCGATGACATCGCGTGCATGATCCTCGAGCCGATTGCCGGCAACATGGGTCTGGTTCCACCGGAGCCCGGATACCTCGCCGCGCTGCGCGAGATCACGGCGAAGCACGGCATCCTCCTCATCTTCGATGAGGTGATGACCGGCTTCCGAGTCGCGTACGGCGGCGCTCAGGAGCGCTACGGCGTCGTCCCCGACATGACGTGCCTCGGGAAGGTCGTCGGCGGTGGACTGCCGGTGGGAGCCTATGGCGGACGCGCCGACATCATGGCGCAGGTCGCCCCGGACGGACCCGTCTATCAGGCAGGAACGCTTTCGGGGAACCCGTTGGCGACCGCCGGTGGCATCGCAACGCTGGAGGAGCTCCGCTCCGGAACCGCGTACGAGACCCTCGAAGCGCGAAGCGCGGCGCTCGAAGCAGGCATCCGCGAAGCCATCGCCGAGACGGGAACCGTGGGCGCTGTAACCCGCGTCGGTTCCATGGTCTGCCTGTTCTTCGCGCCGGGGCCCATCCGCGACTACGACAGCGCGTTGACGTCCGACTCCGCCCGGTACGGCAGGTTCTTCCACGAGCTCCTGGGTCGCGGCGTCTACTTCCCGCCGTCGCAATACGAGACGTTCTTCGTATCGACGGCGCACACGGACGAGAACATCTCAACGACCGTCCAGGCGATCCGCGCATCGCTCGAAGCGAGTCGGTCAGCCTAG
- a CDS encoding redox-sensing transcriptional repressor Rex, with protein MCADAAARDGNAIGHGFLGDIDHPRRAAVVEVSQGTQSTASRKKAAAPSSARRLVRLPQEHPSRILRRRTPSVWTTRAGRTPVTASTLTVFGTERAVPEVTIERLSIYSRVLRSLELSGRETISSAGLARHTPYAAAQIRRDLAWFGQFGTRGKGYDVTNLRRQLDVILGVHVTRRAALIGAGNLGLALLGYTGFREHNFEFAAAFDANRQKVGTYAQGVRIYAMSEIAAVVADTDIEIAVLAVPAVAAQDCADAAVRAGIKALLNFAPTQLSVPDGVQVRNVDLSVELEHLSYFLERRQERIGRIASSDPP; from the coding sequence GTGTGCGCTGACGCTGCCGCGCGCGACGGCAACGCGATCGGTCACGGCTTTCTCGGTGACATCGACCATCCGCGCCGCGCCGCGGTCGTCGAAGTGAGTCAGGGAACTCAGAGCACTGCCTCCCGCAAGAAGGCAGCCGCGCCATCGAGCGCGCGACGCCTCGTACGTTTGCCTCAAGAACACCCATCACGTATACTACGCCGCCGGACTCCAAGTGTCTGGACGACTCGAGCGGGTAGAACACCTGTGACAGCAAGCACGCTGACCGTATTCGGTACGGAGAGGGCAGTCCCGGAGGTCACGATCGAGCGACTCTCGATCTACTCGCGCGTGTTGCGCAGCCTTGAGCTATCCGGTCGAGAGACGATCTCGTCCGCCGGTCTCGCCCGCCACACGCCGTATGCCGCAGCGCAGATCCGGCGCGATCTCGCATGGTTCGGTCAGTTCGGCACGCGCGGCAAGGGCTACGATGTCACCAACCTTCGCCGCCAACTGGACGTCATCCTCGGCGTCCATGTCACCCGCAGAGCGGCTCTCATCGGCGCGGGGAACCTGGGACTCGCCTTGCTCGGGTACACCGGATTCCGCGAACACAACTTCGAGTTCGCCGCCGCGTTCGACGCGAACCGACAGAAGGTTGGCACGTACGCGCAAGGGGTGCGGATCTACGCGATGTCCGAGATCGCAGCGGTCGTCGCAGACACGGATATCGAAATCGCCGTGCTCGCCGTTCCGGCAGTCGCCGCTCAGGACTGCGCCGATGCAGCCGTCAGGGCTGGCATCAAGGCGCTGCTCAACTTCGCCCCGACCCAGCTCAGTGTACCGGACGGAGTGCAGGTCCGCAATGTCGATCTCTCCGTCGAGTTGGAGCATCTGTCCTATTTCCTAGAGCGGCGACAGGAGCGGATCGGCAGGATCGCGTCGTCGGACCCGCCCTGA
- the moaC gene encoding cyclic pyranopterin monophosphate synthase MoaC, which translates to MSSLTHFDDRGAARMVDVTEKAVTDRVAVARGSVSAHPETLRRIRDGEMAKGDVLQIARLAGIMGAKRTSELIPLCHPLPLSGVEVDLSVDEDNGSVRIEAQVRVTGRTGVEMEALTAVSVAALTVYDMCKSIDRGMRIERVELVEKRGGKSGTFIRENGDT; encoded by the coding sequence CTGAGTTCCCTGACTCACTTCGACGACCGCGGCGCGGCGCGGATGGTCGATGTCACCGAGAAAGCCGTGACCGATCGCGTTGCCGTCGCGCGCGGCAGCGTCAGCGCACACCCGGAGACGCTTCGCCGCATCCGCGACGGCGAGATGGCGAAGGGTGACGTGCTCCAGATCGCCCGTCTCGCCGGTATCATGGGCGCCAAGCGCACGAGCGAACTGATCCCCCTGTGCCATCCGCTGCCGCTCTCCGGCGTCGAGGTGGACCTGTCGGTGGACGAAGACAACGGCTCCGTCCGCATCGAGGCGCAGGTGCGCGTCACGGGCAGGACGGGCGTCGAGATGGAAGCGCTGACCGCCGTCTCCGTCGCCGCGTTGACCGTGTACGACATGTGCAAGTCCATCGACCGAGGCATGCGTATCGAGCGCGTCGAGCTGGTCGAGAAACGCGGCGGCAAGAGCGGGACCTTCATCCGCGAGAACGGCGACACCTAG
- a CDS encoding DNA repair exonuclease has protein sequence MRLVHCSDVHLGKAPYQLDERFDDFCRVFEHIARRTIELRADALLIAGDLFDRRTINAATLSAATRSLALLQAAGVPVFAIEGNHDKAFLQDRSSWMQYLSDSWLLHLLDIVRDEGSDPRALPWNPESRRGTWFDLAGVRIAGVGYAGSETERLVAHLAEELPADRDGFTALMLHCGVGSGDGRPEFASVAWESLEALRGRVDYVALGHWHRKVHRDLGEAPTLTVTMPGSPEICDIQELQHDHGIFIIGTPASPDETVTVTFEPMPHRHHRRIAVDLSECGTLDAALSRVRETVAASDLAALSEPVVEIVLSGTIGFSALDIPSEDVRAVVRGLATCLHIAVENNANMPSVGDVSGEAYADRGALERQVLLDLVAESEAYRDDADAIADLVGEWRSLVATHMDSDDITGEALARLERALEAIDARARAASQRSGRLPGFEALDNPSTDGQ, from the coding sequence ATGCGACTCGTCCACTGCTCCGATGTCCACCTGGGCAAAGCCCCCTACCAGCTCGATGAGCGATTCGACGACTTCTGCCGCGTCTTCGAGCATATTGCCCGGCGCACCATCGAGCTGCGAGCGGACGCATTGCTCATTGCCGGCGACCTGTTCGACCGTCGGACGATCAACGCCGCGACGCTCAGCGCCGCGACTCGCTCGCTGGCGCTGCTGCAGGCAGCCGGCGTGCCCGTCTTCGCCATCGAGGGGAACCACGACAAGGCGTTCCTCCAAGACCGGTCGTCGTGGATGCAGTACCTTTCGGACTCCTGGCTCCTCCACCTGCTCGACATCGTCCGCGACGAAGGCTCCGACCCGCGAGCGCTGCCGTGGAATCCCGAATCGCGACGGGGCACCTGGTTCGACCTGGCTGGCGTGCGGATCGCAGGCGTCGGCTATGCCGGGTCGGAGACGGAGCGCCTGGTCGCCCATCTCGCGGAGGAGCTCCCGGCTGATCGCGACGGATTCACGGCGCTGATGTTGCACTGCGGCGTCGGATCGGGGGACGGTCGCCCGGAGTTCGCTTCCGTGGCGTGGGAATCGCTGGAAGCTCTCCGCGGACGAGTGGACTACGTGGCGCTGGGTCACTGGCATCGCAAGGTGCATCGCGACCTGGGCGAGGCGCCGACGTTGACCGTGACGATGCCAGGTTCCCCCGAAATCTGCGACATCCAAGAGCTCCAGCACGACCACGGCATTTTCATCATCGGTACCCCGGCGTCGCCGGACGAGACGGTGACGGTCACGTTCGAGCCGATGCCGCATCGGCACCATCGGCGGATCGCCGTCGATCTCTCCGAATGCGGTACGCTCGACGCCGCACTGTCGCGCGTTCGGGAGACGGTCGCTGCGAGCGACCTGGCGGCGCTGTCCGAACCGGTCGTTGAGATCGTCCTGTCGGGAACCATCGGATTCAGCGCTTTGGACATCCCGTCGGAAGACGTTCGCGCTGTCGTCCGAGGTCTCGCGACGTGCCTGCACATCGCCGTCGAGAACAACGCGAACATGCCCTCTGTGGGCGACGTGTCGGGTGAAGCCTACGCGGATCGTGGCGCTCTGGAGCGGCAAGTGCTCCTCGACCTCGTCGCCGAGAGCGAAGCGTATCGCGACGACGCGGACGCCATCGCGGATCTCGTGGGCGAGTGGCGGAGCCTGGTCGCTACTCACATGGACTCGGACGACATCACGGGAGAAGCGCTCGCCAGGCTCGAGCGAGCCCTCGAAGCGATCGACGCCCGAGCCCGTGCTGCGTCACAGCGATCCGGTCGGCTCCCTGGTTTCGAAGCCCTCGACAACCCGTCGACGGACGGTCAGTAG
- a CDS encoding mandelate racemase/muconate lactonizing enzyme family protein, with amino-acid sequence MPDATHFTDRAASLRITSVQAYPLGMKGFVRIDTAAGLVGWGEINNVETRVACALAESLGEVVIGENPTRTEHLWQRMFRAHRNLRGGGLMLHTIAAIDMALWDIAGKAWDTPVYRLLGGPCRERIWMYPSSTAIKTGPGGPLPFSATPAEIEALVDRVRQTRQRVGPAGAVMFDAHSCLPPATVIQFTNALRSDELLFLEEPWVPGNIDAMRRIRASVRVPLATGERDRTVWEVREILEAQVIDILQPDCGHGGGITPMRKVASLAEAHFVPIAPHCTMSSLGLSASLHVAASTPMFLIHEGYADVLPETVVRKTWELDAEGYASLPQGPGLGVEVIESGLDGASLDPDRSFRWPDHRHRDGSVADY; translated from the coding sequence GTGCCGGACGCAACGCACTTCACAGACAGAGCCGCGAGCCTGCGCATCACGTCCGTCCAGGCGTACCCGCTGGGAATGAAGGGCTTCGTACGCATCGATACGGCGGCAGGGCTCGTCGGATGGGGCGAGATCAATAACGTCGAAACACGCGTCGCATGCGCCCTCGCCGAGTCGCTCGGCGAAGTCGTCATCGGCGAAAACCCGACCCGCACAGAGCATCTCTGGCAGCGGATGTTCCGGGCCCACAGGAACCTTCGCGGCGGCGGGCTGATGCTCCACACGATAGCCGCCATCGACATGGCGCTGTGGGACATCGCGGGCAAGGCGTGGGACACGCCCGTGTATCGACTGCTGGGCGGGCCCTGCCGCGAGCGCATCTGGATGTATCCGAGTTCGACCGCCATCAAGACCGGGCCCGGCGGACCCCTGCCCTTCTCGGCGACCCCAGCCGAAATCGAGGCGCTGGTCGATCGGGTCCGTCAGACGCGGCAGCGCGTTGGACCCGCCGGAGCCGTCATGTTCGACGCCCATAGTTGCCTGCCGCCCGCGACGGTCATCCAGTTCACCAACGCCCTCCGTTCCGACGAACTTCTTTTTCTCGAAGAGCCTTGGGTTCCCGGCAACATCGACGCGATGCGGCGCATCCGGGCGTCTGTGCGAGTGCCGTTGGCGACCGGCGAACGCGACCGGACGGTTTGGGAGGTCCGCGAGATCTTGGAGGCGCAGGTCATCGACATCCTCCAGCCCGACTGCGGTCACGGTGGCGGGATCACGCCGATGCGGAAGGTCGCCTCGCTCGCGGAGGCGCACTTCGTGCCCATCGCGCCGCACTGCACGATGTCCAGTCTCGGACTCTCCGCCAGTCTGCACGTGGCAGCATCGACACCGATGTTCCTCATCCACGAGGGATACGCCGATGTCCTGCCGGAGACGGTCGTCCGCAAGACGTGGGAGCTCGACGCGGAGGGTTACGCATCGTTGCCGCAGGGGCCCGGTCTCGGCGTCGAGGTGATCGAGTCCGGCTTGGACGGTGCGAGCCTGGACCCGGACCGTAGCTTCCGATGGCCCGACCATCGGCATCGCGACGGATCCGTGGCGGACTACTGA